The following are encoded together in the Bicyclus anynana chromosome 2, ilBicAnyn1.1, whole genome shotgun sequence genome:
- the LOC128198721 gene encoding facilitated trehalose transporter Tret1-like: MKKEEDYHRSLPKISLINILRRRSWRKAFTISMFTFTFFELNGALIIVTYASTILSSTGVEFNIRPKIQALSFPIVMIIGSLMVATCVERIGRKPLLIMAFLVSSCTMFCIGIMMLIQIKENSVPVWLPVVVMMLCVFMYSGGVMPLSYIIMTEMFSFQIRAKLMGIVVTYAWLLTFLLYNIHALLSNNLGQYSAFMFYGIVNLAGAIFTSIYIPETKGKTEEQILKIITKAKTKEPDFQEPE; encoded by the exons ATGAAAAAGGAAGAAGATTATCACAGATCGTTACCAAAGATAAGTTTAATAAACATAT TGCGACGTAGATCCTGGCGAAAAGCGTTTACTATCTCAATGTTTACTTTTACCTTCTTTGAATTAAACGGCGCCCTTATTATAGTTACATATGCTTCAACAATATTAAGTTCTACAGGAGTAGAATTTAACATACGACCAAAAATACAAGCATTGAGTTTTCCCATAGTGATGATAATAGGTTCTCTTATGGTAGCTACTTGCGTTGAGAGAATTGGTAGAAAG cCACTTCTGATTATGGCATTCTTAGTCAGCTCTTGCACCATGTTTTGCATAGGAATAATGATGTTAATACAAATAAAGGAAAACTCTGTACCAGTTTGGCTTCCTGTGGTTGTCATGATGTTATGCGTTTTCATGTACAGTGGTGGAGTTATGCCGCTATCATATATCATCATGACAGAGATGTTTAGTTTCCAG ATCCGTGCAAAACTTATGGGTATTGTAGTGACCTACGCTTGGTTGCTAACTTTTTTGTTGTACAACATACATGCATTATTATCAAACAACCTTGGCCAAtattctgcgtttatgttttatGGCATAGTAAATCTTGCTGGTGCCATATTCACATCAATATACATTCCAGAAACGAAAGGAAAGACtgaagaacaaattttaaaaattataacaaaagccAAAACCAAGGAACCTGATTTCCAAGAACCTGAATAA
- the LOC112043241 gene encoding trypsin 3A1-like, which translates to MGNRNCFFHLFVINYFCLTNVLCASATQKAELECEFPPKMEEDLTHVRRKRLTTESGLVCLEDYPYTVSIRLHGKHWCGGAIVGPQWILTAAQCFDYVTKEEVTVRMGSVFRDFGGRILSVIDIQRHPSYRTDQYYPEHNLALIKVNILIVPNTRVQAVALAQNNVNLPPVFGEIVVTGYGSVVSGQIRDGVNQELRRMIAKVVPKAQCRVVYGNDYYLQQDHMCLQSTVKGVALCAGDTGDPAVHFSGMNRAGTLYGIALFSGTEECAYKSKPGVYAKVSYNRAWIDKVLNETDRNESIDSSENAIPIDMALK; encoded by the exons ATGGGTAATAGgaattgtttttttcatttgtttgttattaactatttttgtcTTACTAATGTTCTGTGTG CATCAGCAACTCAGAAAGCAGAACTGGAATGTGAGTTTCCTCCTAAAATGGAGGAAGACCTTACACATGTTAGAAGGAAACGCTTGACAACGGAATCAGGACTTGTTTGTTTAGAAGATTATCCGTACACGGTCTCTATAAG ATTGCATGGAAAGCATTGGTGTGGGGGTGCCATAGTAGGTCCACAATGGATATTGACTGCAGCACAATGTTTTGACTA CGTAACAAAAGAAGAAGTTACAGTTCGAATGGGCTCAGTATTTAGAGACTTTGGAGGAAGAATACTATCTGTCATTGATATCCAACGACATCCCAGTTATAGAACAGATCAGTACTATCCTGAGCACAATCTTGCGTTAATAAAG GTCAATATCCTAATAGTGCCCAATACTCGCGTACAAGCAGTAGCATTAGCACAGAACAATGTTAACTTGCCGCCTGTATTTGGAGAAATAGTCGTTACAGGTTATGGATCTGTG GTGTCAGGTCAAATTCGTGATGGCGTTAATCAAGAGTTACGTCGGATGATCGCAAAAGTTGTTCCCAAAGCACAATGCAGAGTTGTTTATGGCAATGATTATTATCTTCAGCAAGACCACATGTGCTTACAGAGCACTGTGAAAGGAGTTGCTTTGTGTGCT GGGGATACAGGAGACCCCGCAGTTCACTTCAGCGGTATGAATCGTGCTGGAACTCTGTATGGTATTGCTTTATTTTCGGGAACTGAAGAATGTGCGTATAAATCCAAACCAGGAGTATATGCGAAG gtttctTACAATCGAGCCTGGATAGACAAAGTGCTGAATGAAACGGATCGCAATGAAAGTATTGATAGTAGTGAAAATGCTATTCCAATTGATAtggctttaaaataa